In Desulfonatronovibrio magnus, a single genomic region encodes these proteins:
- a CDS encoding Fur family transcriptional regulator produces MKHKTRQRDAIVKCIRQSKGPMSPQEILSKAKEEVSGLGIATVYRNLRELKKEGFVREFVMPGQGARYEKSDPSLHHHHHFCCRKCDRVFCVDGCPGEFNTMVPNGFILEDHEIVLYGRCSDCRAV; encoded by the coding sequence ATGAAGCATAAAACTCGGCAAAGAGACGCAATTGTAAAGTGTATCAGGCAGTCAAAAGGTCCCATGAGTCCCCAGGAAATCCTGAGCAAGGCCAAAGAGGAAGTCTCGGGTTTGGGTATAGCCACGGTTTATAGAAATCTGAGAGAGCTTAAGAAAGAGGGCTTTGTCAGGGAGTTTGTCATGCCTGGTCAGGGAGCCAGGTATGAAAAAAGTGATCCTTCGCTGCACCATCATCACCATTTCTGCTGCAGGAAATGCGACAGGGTTTTCTGTGTTGACGGCTGTCCGGGAGAATTCAATACCATGGTGCCCAACGGGTTTATTCTTGAAGATCATGAAATTGTACTTTATGGACGCTGCAGTGATTGCCGTGCAGTTTAG
- a CDS encoding proline--tRNA ligase, whose amino-acid sequence MRWSRYFIPTLKEDPSEAEVISHKLLLRAGMIRKLTSGIYTYLPTGWKSLQKISTIVRQEMNRFNGIEMLMPAVQPGDLWIESQRWEAYGRELLRFQDRHNRDYCIGPTHEEVITDLIRREIKSYRHLPVNLYQIQTKFRDEIRPRFGLMRGREFIMKDAYSFDVDDAGASRSYEEMRKAYISIFEKLGLKFRAVEADSGAIGGSFSHEFMVLADTGEDTIATCNDCDFAANLEKAEVKCHGDDCAECALPAEKIATPGLHTVDEVADFLKVPAGKVIKTMLYKADGRSIAALVRGDRELNEIKLKNILNAQNLEMARQADIESWTGARVGFAGPVGLNVDRIVADLELQFDTDWVTGANETDAHLKHVDLRRDAQIGGYFDLRIITEKDPCPRCEGNIYLTKGIEVGHIFKLGTKYSQAMKATYLDEGGKEKLIVMGCYGIGVSRILAACIEQNHDQNGIIFTPAIAPFEAVVIALNYKDEQVGKEADNVYEKLKTMGVDVLLDDRDERPGFKFKDVDLIGSPIQIVIGGKGIKNGIFEVKIRHSGQRFEIPMDNFDDEFASIRKDVHAHFGL is encoded by the coding sequence ATGCGCTGGAGCCGATACTTTATTCCCACTTTGAAAGAGGATCCTTCTGAAGCTGAAGTAATCAGTCACAAACTTTTGCTCAGAGCGGGTATGATCCGCAAACTGACATCAGGAATCTATACTTATCTTCCAACTGGCTGGAAGTCTTTGCAGAAGATTTCAACTATTGTGCGCCAGGAAATGAACAGGTTCAACGGCATTGAGATGCTCATGCCAGCTGTTCAACCCGGAGATTTATGGATAGAGTCACAGCGCTGGGAGGCTTATGGCAGAGAGTTGTTGCGCTTTCAGGACAGGCATAATCGCGATTACTGCATTGGACCAACTCATGAAGAAGTTATTACTGATCTTATACGCCGTGAGATAAAGTCTTACAGGCACCTGCCCGTTAATCTATACCAGATACAAACCAAATTTCGTGATGAAATCAGGCCAAGATTTGGTTTGATGCGCGGTCGCGAATTTATCATGAAGGACGCGTATTCTTTTGATGTTGACGATGCCGGTGCGTCCAGAAGTTATGAGGAAATGCGCAAAGCCTACATCAGTATTTTTGAAAAGCTTGGTCTGAAGTTCAGAGCGGTTGAAGCTGATTCCGGGGCCATAGGAGGCAGCTTTTCTCATGAGTTCATGGTTTTGGCTGATACAGGCGAGGATACCATTGCCACGTGCAATGACTGTGATTTTGCCGCCAACTTAGAAAAGGCTGAAGTTAAATGTCATGGTGATGATTGTGCAGAATGTGCTTTGCCTGCGGAAAAAATAGCTACTCCAGGATTGCATACTGTTGACGAGGTAGCTGATTTCCTTAAAGTTCCTGCCGGCAAGGTCATTAAGACCATGCTCTATAAAGCTGATGGCCGATCCATTGCCGCCCTTGTTCGCGGGGATCGTGAACTCAATGAAATCAAGCTGAAAAATATTCTCAATGCCCAGAACTTAGAAATGGCCAGGCAGGCAGATATTGAATCCTGGACTGGTGCCAGAGTAGGTTTTGCAGGTCCTGTTGGATTGAATGTTGATCGCATTGTGGCTGATCTGGAGCTGCAGTTTGATACAGACTGGGTGACCGGAGCCAATGAAACCGACGCCCACCTTAAACATGTAGATTTAAGGCGTGATGCCCAGATCGGCGGATATTTCGACCTTAGAATCATAACTGAAAAAGACCCCTGTCCGCGCTGTGAGGGAAATATCTACTTGACCAAGGGAATAGAGGTTGGTCATATTTTCAAGCTTGGTACAAAGTACAGTCAGGCCATGAAGGCAACATACTTAGATGAGGGCGGCAAAGAAAAGTTGATCGTCATGGGGTGCTACGGCATTGGGGTCAGCAGAATTCTGGCTGCCTGTATTGAACAGAATCACGACCAGAATGGAATAATATTCACTCCGGCCATTGCTCCTTTTGAGGCAGTGGTCATTGCTTTAAATTACAAGGATGAACAGGTTGGAAAAGAGGCTGACAATGTATATGAAAAGCTCAAAACAATGGGAGTTGATGTGCTTCTTGATGACCGTGATGAGCGCCCGGGATTTAAATTCAAAGATGTGGACCTTATCGGCTCTCCCATTCAGATAGTTATTGGAGGCAAGGGTATCAAGAACGGTATTTTTGAAGTCAAGATCAGGCATTCAGGTCAGAGGTTTGAAATTCCCATGGACAATTTTGATGACGAATTTGCTTCAATCAGAAAAGATGTTCATGCTCACTTTGGTTTGTAA
- a CDS encoding HAD family hydrolase translates to MASINKLSYYEEALTRTLSSIRGIVFDKDGTLFDFHRTWLPAVHNAAEFASQGDGELSELLMTAGGLDLETGRFLPNSVIALGSPEELADFWIDLGSNISKNKLIAYLDDVFSRLGLEHAAPVTDLPRFFTFLKQQGLIVGIATNDSYSGAESTVQEFGLTELVDFIAGYDSGFGPKPGPGMTTAFCTHMGLHPEHVAVVGDSDHDMMMAKLAKAGLRVGVLTGAGTRESLSKTAHIVIQDITRLEDIILKARE, encoded by the coding sequence ATGGCAAGCATAAATAAACTCAGCTATTATGAAGAGGCTTTGACCCGGACCTTGTCCAGCATCAGAGGGATTGTTTTTGATAAAGACGGCACACTGTTCGATTTTCACAGGACATGGCTGCCAGCTGTTCATAATGCTGCTGAATTTGCTTCTCAGGGCGACGGGGAGTTGTCAGAACTGTTGATGACAGCGGGAGGATTAGATCTCGAAACTGGCAGATTTCTCCCAAACTCAGTAATAGCTTTAGGCAGTCCTGAAGAACTTGCTGACTTCTGGATCGATTTGGGCTCAAATATATCTAAAAATAAGTTAATTGCATACCTTGATGATGTTTTCAGTCGTTTAGGACTTGAGCACGCAGCGCCTGTGACTGATCTCCCACGATTTTTTACTTTTTTGAAACAGCAGGGTCTTATTGTGGGAATAGCCACCAATGACAGCTACTCAGGAGCTGAGTCCACAGTGCAGGAGTTTGGATTGACTGAACTGGTGGATTTTATTGCAGGCTATGACAGCGGATTCGGACCTAAGCCCGGACCAGGCATGACCACAGCGTTTTGTACTCATATGGGGCTCCATCCTGAGCATGTGGCAGTGGTGGGAGACAGTGACCATGATATGATGATGGCTAAGCTGGCCAAGGCTGGTTTGAGAGTGGGTGTTCTTACCGGTGCTGGTACCAGAGAGTCATTGAGCAAAACCGCTCATATAGTAATTCAGGATATCACCAGGTTGGAGGATATTATCCTAAAAGCCAGGGAGTGA
- the nadD gene encoding nicotinate (nicotinamide) nucleotide adenylyltransferase — protein MKNARTGLLGGSFNPPHIGHLRLCIELLEQAELDTIQLIPAHIPPHKKVDNILPFDMRCAMLEAAIQDHPELSVNRMERERTGPSFTFDTLQTSIDRSPDTNFTFILGDNDLLTMEKWYKGKEIGMLCDLTVAGRSGADPAELDIFINSFWNVKRHNTGRWDILNGGTVRYFSVPILDISSSMIRSRWLSGKKIDWLVPQTVKVYLESYSQEIRKTWQA, from the coding sequence ATGAAAAATGCCAGAACAGGTCTATTGGGGGGCAGCTTCAATCCGCCTCATATCGGGCATTTAAGACTGTGCATTGAACTTCTGGAACAGGCTGAACTCGATACCATCCAGCTAATTCCTGCTCACATTCCTCCTCACAAAAAGGTTGACAATATTCTTCCCTTTGACATGCGCTGTGCCATGCTTGAAGCTGCCATACAGGATCATCCCGAGCTTTCCGTGAACCGCATGGAAAGGGAACGAACAGGCCCTTCGTTTACTTTTGATACCTTGCAGACAAGCATTGACAGGTCGCCAGACACAAACTTTACCTTTATTCTGGGTGACAATGATTTGCTGACCATGGAAAAGTGGTATAAGGGCAAAGAGATCGGTATGTTGTGCGACTTGACTGTAGCCGGCAGGTCAGGGGCTGATCCTGCTGAACTTGATATTTTTATTAACAGCTTTTGGAATGTCAAACGCCACAATACAGGCAGGTGGGATATATTGAATGGAGGCACTGTCAGGTATTTTTCGGTGCCCATACTGGATATCAGTTCGAGTATGATTCGTTCCAGATGGCTGAGCGGGAAAAAAATTGACTGGCTCGTGCCTCAGACTGTTAAAGTATACCTTGAGTCTTATTCCCAGGAGATCAGAAAAACATGGCAAGCATAA
- a CDS encoding secondary thiamine-phosphate synthase enzyme YjbQ, which produces MDSITVKTRTRQCLMDITSEVQQYLKSHNLISGIVTIYCPHTTGGITINEGADPDVMRDILAFLEKMVPHRGDYRHAEGNSDAHIKTSIIGPSVQVIVEDGRLMLGTWQKIFFAEFDGPRSRKVWLKWLQG; this is translated from the coding sequence ATGGATTCGATCACAGTTAAGACCAGAACAAGACAGTGCTTGATGGATATCACTTCCGAGGTGCAACAGTACCTCAAATCACATAACCTCATAAGCGGGATAGTAACCATCTATTGTCCCCACACTACCGGTGGCATTACGATTAATGAAGGGGCTGACCCTGATGTAATGCGTGACATCCTGGCCTTTCTGGAAAAAATGGTACCGCACCGGGGAGACTACAGGCACGCTGAAGGTAATAGCGACGCGCATATCAAGACAAGCATCATTGGACCTTCCGTCCAGGTAATTGTGGAAGACGGTCGGCTGATGCTTGGCACCTGGCAAAAAATATTTTTTGCTGAATTTGACGGCCCCAGATCAAGAAAAGTCTGGCTCAAATGGCTACAGGGGTAA
- the uvrB gene encoding excinuclease ABC subunit UvrB yields MNQFKLISEYTPQGDQVQAIAQIIKNIEQGVDSQVLLGVTGSGKTFTMANVIAGVNRPALIMAPNKTLAAQLYNEFKLLFPENAVEYFVSYYDYYQPEAYLPRTDTYIEKDSSINDDIDKLRHSATHALLTREDVLIVASVSCIYGLGSPEYYSKMIIPIEEGQTIDMDELMGRLVEIQYERNDYDFHRGTFRVRGDVLELIPAYRVEQALRIEFFGDTVEALYDADPLTGEIKSRLKKTIIYPGSHYVSDQDNLHRAMNDIREELRRRLVWFEEQNMLVEAQRLEQKTQLDLEMIQEMGYCNGIENYSRHLDGRKSGQPPSCLLDYFPDDYLLFMDESHISVSQVGGMYNGDISRKKTLVDFGFRLPSALDNRPLSFDEFLERMGQTVFVSATPGQWEMDRSHGIVVEQIIRPTGLVDPEIEVRPTTGQMDDLLNECLKRQNNDERVLVTTLTKRMAEDLTDYIQERGVRSRYLHSDIDTLERVAIIQALRAGEFSVLVGINLLREGLDIPEVSLVAILDADKEGFLRSTRSMIQTFGRAARNLEGRVIMYADKITGSMQRAMEETERRRQKQVQHNVENNITPVSITKKGVNTLYDMHQPEKQATMALAAEDVQAYGMDRGKLEKDIVKLEREMRALARDLEFEKAAFVRDKIQALKKLLLT; encoded by the coding sequence ATGAACCAGTTCAAGTTAATTTCCGAATATACTCCTCAAGGGGACCAGGTTCAGGCCATAGCCCAAATTATCAAAAATATTGAGCAGGGCGTTGACAGCCAGGTCCTGCTCGGCGTGACCGGTTCGGGGAAAACTTTTACCATGGCCAATGTTATTGCCGGAGTAAACAGACCGGCCCTGATAATGGCCCCCAACAAGACTCTTGCCGCCCAGTTATATAATGAATTCAAGCTTCTTTTTCCTGAAAATGCTGTGGAGTATTTTGTAAGCTATTATGATTACTACCAGCCTGAAGCATACTTGCCTCGAACAGATACATATATTGAAAAAGACTCATCCATCAATGATGACATTGACAAGCTAAGGCACTCAGCCACACATGCGCTGCTGACCAGGGAGGATGTGCTTATTGTTGCATCTGTCTCCTGTATTTATGGTCTGGGATCTCCAGAGTACTATTCCAAGATGATTATTCCCATTGAAGAAGGGCAGACCATTGACATGGATGAACTTATGGGCAGGTTGGTGGAGATCCAGTATGAACGCAATGATTACGATTTCCACAGAGGAACTTTCAGAGTTAGAGGGGATGTTCTTGAGCTTATCCCTGCGTACAGGGTAGAGCAGGCCCTGAGAATAGAGTTTTTTGGAGACACAGTGGAGGCTCTTTATGATGCTGATCCTTTAACAGGCGAAATAAAGAGCAGACTGAAAAAAACTATTATCTATCCAGGCAGCCACTATGTCTCAGACCAGGACAATCTACATCGGGCAATGAACGATATCCGGGAAGAATTAAGGCGCAGACTGGTCTGGTTTGAAGAACAGAATATGCTTGTTGAAGCTCAGCGATTAGAGCAGAAAACCCAGTTGGATCTGGAAATGATTCAGGAAATGGGTTATTGCAATGGCATAGAAAACTATTCCCGGCATCTGGATGGACGCAAGTCTGGACAGCCTCCATCCTGTCTTCTTGATTACTTTCCTGACGACTACCTTCTGTTTATGGATGAATCACACATCTCTGTTTCCCAGGTTGGCGGGATGTATAATGGTGATATTTCCAGAAAAAAGACTCTGGTAGATTTTGGCTTCAGGCTTCCTTCAGCTCTTGATAACCGACCCTTAAGCTTTGATGAGTTTCTTGAACGAATGGGGCAGACTGTTTTTGTGTCAGCTACCCCGGGGCAATGGGAGATGGATCGCTCCCATGGTATTGTTGTGGAGCAGATTATCAGGCCTACAGGCTTGGTGGATCCTGAAATCGAAGTGCGTCCCACAACAGGACAGATGGATGATTTGCTTAATGAATGTCTGAAAAGACAAAACAATGATGAAAGGGTGCTGGTAACTACGCTGACCAAAAGAATGGCTGAAGATCTGACTGATTATATTCAAGAGCGCGGCGTAAGGTCCAGATACTTGCATTCTGATATTGATACTCTGGAACGAGTGGCTATTATTCAGGCTTTGCGGGCTGGAGAGTTCAGTGTTCTGGTTGGCATCAATCTTCTGCGAGAAGGGCTGGATATTCCTGAGGTTTCTCTTGTGGCTATACTGGACGCTGACAAAGAAGGTTTTTTGCGCTCCACAAGATCCATGATTCAGACTTTTGGGCGAGCTGCGAGAAATTTGGAAGGTCGGGTTATCATGTATGCTGATAAAATAACCGGTTCCATGCAGAGAGCCATGGAAGAGACTGAAAGAAGAAGGCAGAAGCAGGTTCAGCATAATGTAGAGAATAATATTACTCCAGTTTCCATAACCAAAAAGGGAGTTAATACTCTTTACGATATGCACCAGCCTGAAAAGCAGGCCACAATGGCTCTCGCTGCAGAAGATGTTCAGGCTTATGGAATGGACAGGGGCAAACTGGAAAAAGACATTGTGAAACTGGAAAGAGAGATGCGGGCTCTGGCCAGGGATTTGGAATTTGAAAAGGCTGCCTTTGTGAGGGACAAAATTCAAGCTTTGAAAAAGCTTTTGCTGACTTGA
- a CDS encoding amphi-Trp domain-containing protein, which produces MSKKEMKIKGVLPKQDLISFFEDFVSGLKNDTINFQNNDESLTLNPGSAAEVEIKIKSKKEKEKISMELSWRKDKQYETKPLNVSISNPEEDEKDEDAKVVPALSTYSEQTSAGPPASSAPPIPGSASESDQNEESSPNDHEPDQDQDDEKEQQNIKMTIGKQS; this is translated from the coding sequence ATGAGCAAAAAAGAAATGAAAATCAAAGGTGTTTTGCCAAAACAGGATCTGATCAGCTTTTTTGAAGACTTTGTTTCCGGCCTCAAAAACGATACCATAAATTTTCAAAACAATGATGAGAGCTTAACATTAAACCCAGGTTCTGCCGCTGAGGTGGAAATAAAGATCAAATCCAAGAAAGAGAAAGAAAAAATTTCCATGGAACTTAGCTGGCGCAAGGACAAACAATATGAAACCAAACCACTTAACGTAAGCATATCCAATCCGGAAGAAGATGAAAAAGATGAAGACGCAAAAGTAGTGCCTGCGCTGTCAACATATTCAGAACAGACATCGGCTGGACCTCCAGCATCATCTGCACCTCCCATTCCGGGCAGTGCTTCAGAATCAGACCAGAACGAAGAAAGCTCTCCCAATGATCATGAACCTGATCAAGATCAGGACGATGAAAAAGAGCAACAAAACATAAAAATGACCATAGGCAAGCAATCATAG
- the xseA gene encoding exodeoxyribonuclease VII large subunit gives MPHIFSVAELTSSIKELVEVHFPFIWVRGQVSNLSRPGSGHIYFSLKDDQAGLQVAWFKNTQPFSRQNKADPAATLENGQDVVCAGKIGVYAPRGTYQLIAELVQEQGLGDLFLAFEALKKKLQAQGYFDESRKRPVPYSPDRVAVVTAPTGAVIHDFTRVAEDLGLGSEIRVYPCLVQGDRAPGQIVKAIKLANEHAWAQLIVVMRGGGSLEDLWAFNDEQVAHAIFESTLPVLTGIGHETDTTIADLTADKRVATPSQAAQSLWPQRKDLAQKLDEMELTLIKSYSNYLKENENELNSLIKALGWLSPAHRMQRLEERLEALKDRLIRAMRDVLQNRSQRLADLSSRLRFRFGPEFWDMRSNELSYLESRLLAGGQSLHTMNENRLNIASQRLSDLDPHGPLKRGYSLVEVDKTGQFLRGVKDVQSGDGLKILVLDGRIKARVE, from the coding sequence ATGCCCCATATCTTTTCAGTAGCTGAACTGACTTCTTCCATTAAGGAACTGGTTGAAGTGCATTTCCCATTTATCTGGGTCAGAGGTCAGGTTTCCAATTTGTCCAGACCAGGATCAGGACATATCTACTTTTCCCTCAAAGATGATCAGGCAGGATTGCAGGTGGCGTGGTTCAAAAATACCCAGCCTTTCAGCCGTCAGAATAAGGCTGATCCTGCTGCTACTCTGGAAAATGGTCAGGATGTCGTCTGCGCTGGAAAAATCGGAGTGTATGCTCCGAGAGGAACTTACCAGCTTATAGCTGAACTGGTTCAGGAACAGGGCCTTGGTGATCTTTTTCTGGCGTTTGAGGCCTTGAAAAAAAAGCTGCAGGCCCAGGGATATTTCGACGAGAGCAGGAAAAGGCCAGTGCCATACAGTCCAGACAGGGTGGCAGTGGTTACAGCACCCACAGGTGCGGTTATACATGATTTTACTCGAGTAGCTGAAGATCTTGGACTTGGCAGTGAAATAAGAGTTTATCCATGCCTGGTACAGGGTGACCGTGCGCCCGGACAGATTGTCAAAGCAATTAAACTGGCCAATGAACATGCATGGGCACAGTTGATTGTTGTTATGCGCGGAGGGGGCTCCCTTGAGGATTTGTGGGCCTTTAATGATGAACAGGTTGCTCATGCAATTTTTGAATCCACACTGCCGGTGCTGACAGGCATCGGGCATGAAACAGATACCACCATAGCAGACTTGACTGCTGATAAAAGAGTTGCCACCCCCAGCCAGGCTGCTCAGTCATTGTGGCCTCAGAGAAAAGACCTGGCTCAAAAACTCGATGAAATGGAGCTGACACTGATTAAAAGTTACTCCAATTATCTAAAAGAAAATGAAAACGAACTCAACAGCTTAATCAAGGCTTTGGGCTGGTTGAGCCCGGCACATCGCATGCAGAGGCTCGAAGAACGTCTTGAGGCATTGAAAGATCGCCTGATACGTGCAATGAGGGATGTTTTACAAAACAGAAGCCAGCGACTGGCCGATTTGTCCAGCAGGTTGAGATTTAGATTCGGTCCTGAGTTCTGGGACATGCGAAGCAACGAATTGTCTTACCTGGAAAGCAGATTGCTGGCAGGCGGACAGTCTTTACACACAATGAATGAAAACAGATTGAACATTGCTTCTCAAAGGCTGTCGGATCTTGATCCACATGGTCCTTTAAAGCGCGGCTATTCTCTTGTGGAAGTTGACAAAACAGGACAGTTTCTGCGCGGTGTAAAGGATGTGCAATCAGGAGACGGTTTGAAAATTCTTGTACTTGATGGTCGTATCAAGGCACGGGTTGAGTGA
- the trmFO gene encoding methylenetetrahydrofolate--tRNA-(uracil(54)-C(5))-methyltransferase (FADH(2)-oxidizing) TrmFO, which translates to MKNIAIIGGGLAGCEAAWQLARHNISCTVFEMKPDRYSPAHENPNLGELVCSNSFRSEELSTGIGLLQREMLELGSLVMQSALANRVPAGKALAVDRHGFAQFLTNALHNNPQIEVRRKEIDSLDHPDLADFDKVIIAAGPLMSDALAQSLAEVIGRDSLYFYDAIAPIVSAESIDMVKAFRGSRYRPEDNDYLNCPMNRDQYQHFYSELIKAQTVSARDFEKEIHFQGCMPIEAMACKGEMTMAYGPLKPVGLPNPRTGKEAFAVVQLRAENVAGTAFNMVGFQTRLKYPEQKRVFSLIPGLEQAEFLRLGSMHRNTYVDSPKVLGPDLELKGRAGVHLSGQITGVEGYLESAATGLWLGMKLAVQGREIALPEPPADTALGALLNHLGRIEKNFQPSNINFGLFPALNVRAKKARRKELHAERAQKSFAAWKKELLPL; encoded by the coding sequence GTGAAAAATATAGCCATCATAGGAGGAGGGCTGGCCGGGTGTGAGGCAGCCTGGCAACTCGCAAGACACAATATCAGTTGTACTGTCTTTGAAATGAAGCCTGACAGGTACTCTCCAGCTCATGAAAATCCCAATCTTGGGGAACTTGTCTGTTCCAACTCATTTCGCTCAGAGGAACTGTCAACTGGCATAGGTCTTTTGCAGCGGGAAATGCTGGAATTGGGCAGTTTAGTCATGCAATCTGCTCTGGCCAACAGAGTGCCGGCAGGCAAAGCTCTTGCAGTTGATCGACATGGTTTTGCTCAATTTTTAACCAATGCCCTGCATAATAATCCTCAAATAGAAGTTAGAAGGAAAGAGATAGACAGTCTGGACCATCCGGATCTTGCTGATTTTGATAAGGTTATCATTGCAGCTGGACCTCTTATGAGCGATGCGCTGGCTCAGAGTCTTGCTGAAGTTATCGGGCGGGACAGTCTGTATTTTTATGATGCCATTGCGCCCATTGTAAGCGCAGAGTCCATAGATATGGTCAAGGCCTTCCGGGGATCAAGATATCGTCCTGAGGATAATGACTATTTAAACTGCCCCATGAATCGTGATCAGTACCAGCATTTCTATTCAGAGCTGATTAAAGCCCAGACTGTATCTGCCAGGGATTTTGAAAAAGAAATACATTTCCAGGGTTGTATGCCTATAGAGGCTATGGCCTGCAAGGGTGAAATGACCATGGCCTACGGCCCCTTGAAGCCGGTTGGGCTGCCAAACCCCAGAACAGGCAAAGAGGCTTTTGCAGTGGTTCAGCTGCGGGCCGAGAATGTTGCAGGGACAGCATTTAATATGGTAGGTTTTCAGACCAGGTTAAAGTATCCTGAACAGAAGCGTGTTTTTTCTTTAATACCCGGCCTTGAACAAGCAGAGTTTCTTCGTCTTGGCAGTATGCACAGAAATACCTATGTAGACTCGCCCAAAGTTCTTGGTCCTGATTTGGAGCTCAAAGGCAGAGCAGGAGTACATCTATCAGGGCAGATAACCGGCGTGGAGGGTTATCTTGAATCAGCCGCAACAGGTCTTTGGCTGGGTATGAAACTTGCGGTTCAAGGCCGGGAAATTGCGCTGCCTGAACCGCCGGCTGATACTGCTTTGGGTGCTCTATTGAACCATCTTGGCAGAATTGAGAAAAATTTTCAGCCTTCCAATATAAACTTTGGGCTTTTCCCTGCCCTCAATGTTCGGGCTAAAAAGGCCAGGCGCAAGGAACTCCATGCCGAAAGAGCTCAGAAGAGTTTTGCTGCCTGGAAAAAGGAGCTTTTACCCCTGTAG
- a CDS encoding metal ABC transporter solute-binding protein, Zn/Mn family, protein MSHSKTELSQNKIFIIIMAFSAVLLMMPSFARADNEIQIMVSIPPQKYFVEKIGGSRVNVNIMLPPGASPHSFEPRPAQMTQLGSADIYMAIGVEYEKTLLPRIKSMHPDLTIVHTDHNIKKISMASCSHDHHHEHHHEHGHNHGHEHGHEHGHEHGHGHGHDDDQHEHHAHRHDGHDPHIWLSPDLVMLQASNIFKSLTKANPEDADYFQQNYINFINELVHLDQEIKHMFADIKPGSKFMVFHPAWGYFARAYGLRQIPVEVEGKEPKPGDLRQLIDTALQENIRVVFVSPQFSKRSAQTIADSIEGKTLSINPLSENWKENMLTVAGEIQSAMGVKQH, encoded by the coding sequence ATGAGCCACTCAAAAACCGAGTTAAGTCAGAACAAAATTTTCATTATTATCATGGCATTTTCAGCTGTATTATTAATGATGCCATCTTTTGCCAGGGCAGATAATGAAATTCAAATCATGGTCAGCATCCCTCCCCAAAAGTATTTTGTTGAAAAAATTGGAGGATCCAGAGTAAATGTCAACATAATGCTCCCACCCGGGGCCAGTCCACATTCATTCGAGCCAAGACCTGCGCAAATGACTCAATTGGGTAGCGCTGATATCTACATGGCCATTGGTGTGGAATATGAAAAAACACTTTTACCTCGCATCAAGTCCATGCATCCTGACCTGACTATAGTTCATACTGATCATAACATAAAAAAAATATCCATGGCTTCCTGCTCCCACGACCACCACCATGAACATCACCATGAGCACGGGCATAATCACGGGCATGAGCACGGACATGAGCACGGACATGAGCACGGACACGGGCATGGACACGATGATGACCAGCATGAACATCATGCCCACAGGCATGACGGGCACGACCCTCACATCTGGCTTTCTCCTGATTTAGTCATGCTACAGGCGTCAAACATTTTCAAATCGCTTACCAAAGCCAATCCTGAAGATGCTGACTATTTTCAGCAGAACTACATAAACTTCATTAACGAACTGGTACATCTTGATCAGGAGATTAAGCATATGTTTGCGGACATCAAGCCAGGCAGCAAATTCATGGTCTTTCATCCAGCCTGGGGATACTTTGCCCGGGCCTATGGTCTCAGGCAAATACCTGTTGAGGTGGAAGGCAAAGAACCTAAGCCCGGTGATTTAAGACAGCTTATTGACACAGCCCTGCAGGAAAATATAAGAGTTGTTTTTGTATCACCTCAATTTTCCAAACGCAGTGCTCAAACCATAGCCGATTCTATTGAAGGGAAAACCCTGTCCATCAATCCTTTATCTGAAAACTGGAAAGAAAACATGCTGACTGTGGCCGGTGAAATCCAGTCAGCAATGGGGGTAAAACAACATTAA